One stretch of Lucilia cuprina isolate Lc7/37 chromosome 6, ASM2204524v1, whole genome shotgun sequence DNA includes these proteins:
- the LOC111674632 gene encoding uncharacterized protein LOC111674632 isoform X1, giving the protein MLNSLQQTKCITRPTPATISRKLKTMIRLTENDWRIFRRLQRKHKVSTEFLRYNLENIEKFIWFETWPRIVIKRYAVRKENRVFIIYYRLRRVLFDQSNRKMFKRMRQNIKQWSKRIVAWQKTHLGIKEYVEEVIYEELTERQKNKEETTAEQTSSGSNEDVSKQLKQQLELLKNGRRHQPLIASSSKPEETATNVRESENDKSTEDDEMKKVEKQKSDRNSVDDVRKKLKEQLDSLKARRDGINAPLDIMKSNATSDREETLDESATIETPEDWQINLESTPEKQITTQENIQPVKQLDTDEKTEKSHTETSTLQTGKLKTGLNFLDMLMCKVSGSNIKATTQTSNSSVTKAKESLARLPSSSSLKEGYQHHHEHSMDSTDEFLGFDDCERIPGMLMTPIVPHSTKNNKNSVFVSESLNEYMRVNDLETNYSIDEDKSIIKSKIFARDMEGLMTPKTIPPPFDMPAVPENLLKFRTVAERKQYLQKFSKNYRLAIINNEASIYRELQRRMRTQKVKSASQIMAQSANSSMSFTRNGWNAASFINTEFNKYYYQILDVDHGSYKVRLRGARGNNDEFHKTPYVSRAIKPPKECPEHCADDRVWQYLKPIKTVAEKTKKLNKGPLPAVFKPCPLSHKTFQKPLDDDTAALLLAGGSMAVVRMPTVELEVFPEYGKPLHEIAKRYLQYILPHHDISREWAEFSVSTLQQPKSLKEVEQAAAKTFTTPELRKSYTFVIPYLNDRNHILVRRVVDRSEKLDQSFEKCLEDRELVPKTDFSFRQNLDQTDDVLLECADVVSDMINTVAISCSENSFIKTDPDGLNNGEAVNSLTKTNNKQDFKHFERPAIAASATAVAGNMKKYKKQNSLLMELKRLNATIIDAAVKPGNDKKPCSKEYCQMGCICVSLEETAPMREHCGKTKCMLECTCKSTAQSRIMRLETEGRTLTTEDAFMLRRKATARLARMEKEFTSTVVLTENETLLINETNNDKKRRCTKAPKRYEDFTDTEDEQRRNSPKRAALTTIDNEKHLAIEIKEVHEPVYVKDSILEQLKHCTVNLVPLQEMDNIAPWCMVHNLYKCFCKGRAVEGKPMIIEKEEVNTTIEHEAEQKLEYDYNVSVKAKYTFEKVEKKKKKAENNSEAEEDEDMEAETVDNDEKQQDNSCDEDDKCNDEDWIKERKRNKREKLAEKATAEEISREDSKSDEDDADEVGDDEYLKDSSVKSGRIEKKSRRSLHEVRKRFYQTREDSCRRHIPTPRRMFLYCNRRRRLSILKFIKENENEQTRLLLNEHVMRSVYYHKIDAENQKKTNRTDEANLNEQTDDGVVNEVAVEQQPPPANQILITSEKAQKKFLLVNEVVDLLEDDEEQPSSSSALLKDRDENTQLTSSSTRSCSSFEKITPDMETTEPTKHFQICSSGGVITVKKCANLTEENTKVQDKPIQPAPKAMALNETSAATEAALEALKVPKISSCFSLNVKANAQKPTSTAKLNEEQSLDFTSATSVHSAAFAQAQNQQTANSSNVLLGPNTTAKESGTAFTLDMDNENVRDVYNSVIKTMNSLVSKKMQDIDCALQRESHIIPTPNPDILCIMKWCNFLDAFCEGFAYVWQVKMKDDTFFVVTIRNMMPLIAGAMGIVNITALKPDKMPLMGKMLLQKFRNKETEKLAVVMQGKDSHWVVKGFLKSDPTMACNKPTPETHPSLTKKINVLCSLLVKQRQKEQKKKEKVTSNQWTSSSSQMNVKTTKITKPATTAAQQPQIAPKIAQIMPTRRITNVQHTPPTTAAATTQQFSNQHTTLLSQLQQQPKPITPQTLTVEQTPAQNSIDLTPKANKQTDIEPGKIIAKINSRKRKVDMAQSNNLLKMDSYSKMSSNIEFRSVTQSDLNEIFLPELHKLDHKWLVLDLHNDFSHIFVPDFRDLVSLDRIQKVINFARQKSKIVKLQFFQNAPFDAFVTPKSGRKIYFGPLTMDMKSPTLILLQSVDGQMMLRELYQLQHNIVKKPEEKTKAFWLIHLKGKTQFEMNVNINGVINTSATESLLSTTTGTTISLQTNDINKEITATTAKPSNNSNQEGNSNIDDEDDEDCMIIEDDSEENTESIPSMVKNSGRIGNLNSLTSQINNLTAGPAIQSIVTSQAVSMNSPILATSSQSLLKVPNTNTIIKPLNPTNSSSPVVINVPAMSVTNKPLPILTLPPNTIITGITPAAPPPTLEVTPTTPLINLPTNAVITGIKTAPPEAPYSSTIFITSSTPSTPAATTIVTTSSTNIYNKPTTTTVSTTLPSQTNEMMNSVGNKKTMNNTRPSLEAGAIKRRRISLFCSNKYDKMSENLAVDAVIKKILPENAEDIQINPLTVTEEVTTPPMLTPEVVTTVGSTKISKLRHIETNAIQMPMETNTTATPTNTTTTAAKPKAPIVFDVNFMDDGDEPTASILIKPSKSAAASTETTNTTTLPTTNKKTVTNTTNSLIRQQLVSTTVSPTNLLSTFPVYKNIKFPTRFNTSTIAVTNSTSTVTVANKRTLNNPSTASIKRTSNSPPINVSNKRTLINSMLCTKQPDIVPTFSTPRPIAPKMNPTSCSPTDDNSNPFPFRRSSVSLKVQKIISSSAAATQTSAKPLTTSSAIVSTNQTTSDSPTTLTVQQVQDMLNKPAISVTSNKKSTSSPTAAASPTMPLQILPAIKATITPANPNAISITSNIITPASSPIAVSPSSTCTASSSTTSTITTPSPTETASLNPTNTLTISKVQSFGSPQKTHNTDKNSTTFTNTPNSIVINDLNDQVPAVPSPPSHIQYGYIVSATHCNQKFVAKRVADEFYVKVPSVGILKLQGLTAVNNYLNKYISKTGKEGQNTTALWQFVAASKAVQMQNHQKSLLVRKTKTPSGTTGTSKNTNTSTTSVTVSDSSLDEPILIDD; this is encoded by the exons atgttaaattcttTGCAACAAACCAAATGCATAACGCG GCCAACACCTGCCACAATTAGTCGAAAATTGAAAACAATGATTAGACTAACAGAAAATGATTGGCGAATATTTCGCCGCCTACAGCGAAAGCATAAAGTCTCCACCGAATTCCTGCGTTATAATTTGGAAAATATCGAAAAGTTTATATGGTTTGAAACCTGGCCACGAATAGTTATTAAACGATATGCGGTACGCAAGGAAAATCGTGTATTCATAATATACTATCGCTTAAGGCGTGTACTCTTCGATCAGTCGAATCGTAAAATGTTCAAGCGTATGCGACAGAACATCAAACAGTGGTCTAAACGTATAGTGGCTTGGCAAAAAACTCATTTAGGCATTAAGGAATACGTTGAAGAAGTGATCTACGAAGAGTTGACGGAAAGACagaaaaacaaagaagaaaCAACAGCCGAACAAACGTCAAGTGGTAGCAATGAAGATGTAAGCAAACAGTTGAAACAACAAttggaattattaaaaaatggcAGGAGACATCAGCCATTAATTGCAAGCAGTTCTAAGCCAGAAGAAACCGCTACAAATGTCAGAGAATCAGAGAACGATAAGAGTACGGAAGatgatgaaatgaaaaaagtagaGAAACAAAAGTCTGATAGGAATAGTGTAGATGATgttaggaaaaaattaaaagaacagTTAGATAGTTTAAAAGCTCGAAGAGATGGTATTAACGCCCCCTTAGATATAATGAAGTCAAATGCGACTAGTGACCGAGAAGAAACGCTTGACGAATCTGCAACTATAGAAACTCCAGAAGATTGGCAAATTAACTTGGAATCTACAccagaaaaacaaataactacaCAGGAAAATATACAACCTGTTAAACAGCTGGACACAGatgaaaaaactgaaaaatctcACACAGAAACCAGTACATTACAAACTGGTAAACTTAAAACTGGCTTGAATTTCTTAGACATGCTTATGTGCAAAGTTAGTGGCAGTAACATTAAGGCAACAACTCAAACTAGCAATTCATCAGTCACAAAGGCAAAAGAAAGTCTAGCGAGATTGCCATCATCCAGCTCACTTAAAGAGGGTTATCAGCATCATCATGAACATTCTATGGATTCAACAGATGAATTTTTAGGCTTTGATGACTGTGAACGTATACCCGGTATGCTGATGACCCCTATAGTACCACATTCCACTAAGAACAATAAAAACTCAGTTTTCGTAAGCGAGTCCTTGAACGAGTACATGCGTGTCAATGATTTGGAAACTAATTACAGTATTGATGAAGATAAATCGATAATAAAGAGTAAAATATTTGCCAGAGATATGGAGGGACTGATGACACCTAAAACTATACCACCACCCTTTGACATGCCGGCTGTGCCAGAAAATTTACTCAAGTTTCGTACGGTAGCTGAACGAAAGCAATATTTGcaaaagttttcgaaaaattatCGCTTGGCTATTATTAACAATGAGGCTAGCATTTATAGGGAATTGCAGAGGAGAATGCGCACCCAAAAGGTGAAGAGTGCCAGTCAAATTATGGCCCAGTCAGCAAACTCATCTATGTCCTTTACACGCAACGGCTGGAATGCAGCTTCTTTCATAAACAccgaatttaataaatactattatcAAATTTTAGATGTTGATCATGGCTCATACAAAGTGCGTCTTAGGGGAGCACGTGGCAACAATGACGAGTTTCATAAGACCCCTTATGTAAGTCGTGCCATTAAACCGCCCAAAGAATGTCCTGAACATTGTGCAGACGATAGGGTTTGGCAATATTTGAAGCCCATCAAGACGGTAGCAGAAAAGACGAAAAAACTCAACAAAGGTCCCCTGCCGGCTGTGTTCAAACCATGTCCCTTGTCACACAAGACCTTCCAGAAACCTTTAGATGATGATACGGCGGCTTTGCTTTTGGCCGGTGGCAGTATGGCTGTGGTTCGTATGCCCACTGTTGAATTAGAAGTTTTTCCTGAGTATGGCAAACCTTTACATGAAATAGCCAAACgttatttacaatatattttgccTCATCATGATATTTCCAGAGAGTGGGCGGAATTTAGTGTTTCGACACTGCAACAACCCAAATCGCTTAAAGAAGTGGAACAAGCAGCGGCCAAGACTTTCACTACACCAGAGTTAAGAAAATCCTATACGTTTGTTATACCATATCTTAACGATCGTAATCATATTTTGGTACGACGTGTTGTTGATCGTTCGGAGAAGTTAGATCAATCGTTTGAAAAATGTTTGGAAGATAGAGAATTGGtgccaaaaactgatttttcttTTCGTCAAAACTTGGATCAAACTGATGATGTACTTTTAGAATGCGCCGATGTGGTTAGCGATATGATTAATACCGTGGCCATTAGTTGTAGTGAGAACTCTTTTATCAAAACCGATCCAGATGGTTTGAATAATGGCGAAGCGGTAAATAGTTTAACGAAAACCAATAACAAACaggattttaaacattttgaaagacCAGCAATAGCTGCTTCAGCAACAGCAGTAGCCGGGAAtatgaaaaagtataaaaaacaaaatagtttatt aaTGGAACTTAAACGTCTTAATGCCACCATTATAGATGCAGCTGTTAAACCCGGAAATG ATAAAAAACCTTGTTCCAAAGAGTATTGTCAAATGGGTTGTATTTGTGTTAGTTTGGAAGAAACAGCGCCTATGCGTGAACACTGTGGTAAGACAAAATGCATGTTGGAGTGTACTTGCAAGTCAACAGCTCAATCACGTATAATGCGTCTCGAGACAGAA GGTCGCACTCTTACCACTGAGGATGCTTTTATGTTGCGCCGCAAAGCCACCGCCCGTCTTGCACGCATGGAAAAGGAGTTCACCTCCACGGTGGTGCTCACAGAAAATGAAACTCTACTTATTAATGAAACAAACAATGACAAAAAACGCCGCTGTACTAAAGCACCCAAACGCTATGAAGATTTCACCGACACCGAAGATGAGCAGCGTAGAAATTCACCGAAAAGAGCAGCCTTAACAACCATAGATAATGAAAAACATTTAGCTATAGAAATCAAAGAAGTGCATGAACCGGTCTATGTTAAGGATTCCATTTTAGAACAATTAAAACATTGTACAGTTAATTTAGTGCCATTACAAGAAATGGATAATATAGCTCCCTGGTGTATGGtgcataatttatataaatgtttctgTAAAGGTCGTGCAGTGGAGGGTAAACCGATGATTATTGAAAAGGAAGAAGTCAATACCACTATAGAGCATGAGGCTGAACAAAAATTGGAATACGATTACAATGTAAGCGTTAAGGCTAAATACACTTTCGAGAAAgtggaaaagaaaaagaaaaaagctgAGAATAATAGTGAGGCTGAAGAAGATGAAGATATGGAAGCTGAAACTGTTGATAATGATGAAAAACAACAAGATAATAGTTGTGATGAGGACGATAAGTGTAATGATGAGGATTGgattaaagaaagaaaacgCAATAAACGGGAAAAACTTGCGGAAAAAGCAACAGCAGAAGAGATAAGTAGAGAAGATTCGAAATCTGATGAAGATGATGCTGATGAAGTAGGAGATGATGAATATTTAAAGGATTCAAGTGTAAAAAGTGGTCGTATAGAGAAAAAATCTAGAAGAAGTTTACATGAAGTGCGTAAACGTTTTTATCAGACACGCGAAGATAGCTGCCGACGCCATATACCCACACCCAGGCGCATGTTTCTCTATTGCAATCGTCGACGCAGGTtaagtattttgaaatttatcaaAGAGAATGAAAATGAACAAACTAGACTGCTACTAAATGAACATGTTATGAGATCGGTATATTATCATAAAATTGATGCAGAAAATCAGAAGAAGACTAATAGAACTGATGAAGCTAATCTAAATGAACAAACCGACGATGGTGTGGTTAATGAAGTGGCTGTTGAACAGCAGCCTCCACCagcaaatcaaattttaataactagCGAGAAAGCACagaaaaagtttttgctggtcAATGAAGTTGTAGATCTTTTAGAAGATGACGAAGAACAGCCTAGTAGTTCCAGCGCTTTGCTAAAAGATAGAGATGAAAATACTCAATTAACTTCATCTAGCACTAGATCATGCAgttcatttgaaaaaattacaccCGATATGGAAACTACAGAGCCTACTAAACACTTCCAAATCTGTTCTAGTGGTGGGGTAATAACAGTTAAGAAATGTGCTAACTTAACAGAAGAGAATACTAAGGTACAAGATAAACCCATACAACCTGCGCCAAAGGCAATGGCTCTTAATGAAACAAGTGCCGCAACTGAAGCAGCTCTAGAAGCCTTAAAAGTGCCAAAAATATCAAGTTGCTTTTCACTAAACGTTAAGGCTAATGCTCAAAAGCCTACTTCTACAGCAAAACTAAACGAGGAACAATCATTAGATTTCACCTCAGCCACCTCAGTTCACTCGGCTGCCTTTGCTCAAGCACAAAATCAACAAACTGCAAATTCCTCAAACGTTTTATTGGGCCCTAATACTACTGCCAAGGAGTCGGGCACAGCTTTTACTTTAGACATGGATAATGAAAATGTTAGAGATGTTTATAATAGTGTCATTAAAACCATGAATTCTTTGGTTAGCAAAAAGATGCAGGATATAGACTGTGCCCTACAAAGAGAATCACACATTATACCCACCCCCAATCCAGATATTTTATGCATTATGAAATGGTGCAATTTTCTAGATGCATTTTGCGAGGGTTTCGCCTATGTCTGGCAAGTGAAAATGAAAGATGACACATTTTTTGTGGTAACAATACGTAATATGATGCCATTGATTGCAGGTGCTATGGGCATTGTAAATATTACCGCTTTAAAACCGGATAAAATGCCATTAATGGGCAAAATGCTTTTGCAGAAATTTCGCAACAAAGAAACTGAAAAATTAGCGGTGGTTATGCAGGGTAAAGATTCACATTGGGTGGTTAAAGGTTTCTTAAAATCTGATCCCACCATGGCCTGCAATAAACCAACACCTGAAACTCATCCTTCTTTAACGAAAAAAATCAATGTTCTATGTTCGCTGCTGGTGAAACAGAGACAAAAGGAGCAAAAGAAAAAGGAGAAAGTAACCAGCAATCAATGGACTAGCAGCAGCTCGCAAATGAatgtgaaaacaacaaaaattacaaaaccgGCAACGACTGCAGCACAACAGCCACAAATCGCACCAAAAATAGCACAGATTATGCCTACACGTAGAATAACCAACGTACAACACACACccccaacaacagcagcagcaacaacacaaCAATTTTCAAATCAACATACAACTTTACTGAGCCAATTGCAGCAACAACCGAAACCAATAACGCCACAAACGTTGACCGTAGAACAAACGCCAGCACAAAATTCTATAGATCTAACACCAAAAGCCAACAAACAAACTGACATAGAGCCGGGCAAAATAATCGCTAAGATTAACTCACGCAAACGTAAAGTCGACATGGCACAATCGAATAATTTGCTAAAAATGGATTCATATAGTAAAATGAGTTCCAACATCGAGTTTCGTAGTGTAACCCAAAGTGATCTTAATGAAATCTTTCTGCCGGAACTACACAAATTGGATCATAAATGGTTGGTACTCGATTTACACAATGATTTCTCACATATATTCGTACCAGATTTTCGTGATCTTGTTTCGCTGGATCGTATACAAAAGGTCATAAACTTTGCCAGACAAAAGAGTAAAATTGTCAAATTACAATTCTTTCAAAATGCTCCCTTCGATGCATTTGTTACACCCAAGTCGGGTAGAAAAATCTATTTTGGTCCTTTAACAATGGATATGAAATCGCCTACATTAATATTGTTGCAAAGTGTGGATGGTCAAATGATGTTGAGAGAGCTATATCAATTGCAACACAATATCGTTAAGAAGCCGGAAGAGAAAACTAAAGCATTTTGGTTAATACATCTTAAAGGAAAAACACAATTTGAGATGAATGTTAATATAAACGGAGTAATAAATACAAGTGCAACGGAATCACTGTTGTCTACCACAACAGGCACAACAATATCTTTACAAACAAACGATATTAATAAGGAAATAACAGCTACTACTGCTAAACCATCCAATAATAGTAATCAAGAAGGAAATTCCAATATTGATGATGAAGACGATGAAGATTGTATGATAATAGAAGATGACTCGGAAGAAAATACGGAGAGTATTCCTAGTATGGTGAAAAACTCTGGTAGAATTGGTAATCTTAATAGTTTAACATCACAAATCAATAACTTAACTGCTGGACCAGCCATACAATCCATTGTAACATCTCAAGCTGTAAGCATGAACTCTCCAATACTTGCCACATCATCACAATCTTTACTTAAGGTGCCAAATACAAATACCATTATAAAACCTTTGAACCCGACAAATAGCTCGTCTCCAGTTGTTATAAATGTACCGGCAATGTCGGTTACAAACAAACCATTGCCAATTTTAACATTGCCACCAAATACCATAATAACTGGTATAACACCAGCCGCACCACCACCCACGCTTGAGGTAACACCAACAACTCCTCTTATTAATTTGCCTACAAATGCTGTTATAACTGGTATTAAAACAGCGCCACCTGAAGCTCCTTATTCATCAACCATCTTTATAACTTCATCTACTCCTTCAACTCCAGCCGCTACAACAATAGTAACAACATCGTCTACTAACATTTATAACAAgccgacaacaacaacagtttcCACAACTTTGCCATCTCAGACAAATGAAATGATGAACAGCGTTGGCAATAAAAAGACAATGAATAATACCAGGCCATCCTTAGAAGCGGGAGCCATAAAACGCAGGCGCATTTCATTATTTTGCTCGAATAAATATGACAAAATGTCGGAAAATTTAGCTGTTGATGCGGTTATTAAAAAGATATTACCCGAAAATGCTGAAGATATACAAATAAATCCCTTGACTGTAACCGAAGAAGTAACTACTCCGCCCATGTTAACTCCCGAAGTTGTAACAACCGTGGgttcaacaaaaatttcaaaactacgCCACATAGAAACAAATGCTATACAAATGCCTATGGAAACAAACACAACAGCTACACCTACTAACACAACTACTACGGCAGCAAAACCAAAGGCACCTATTGTATTTGATGTTAATTTTATGGATGATGGTGATGAACCGACGGCCTCGATTCTCATAAAACCCAGTAAATCTGCTGCAGCTTCAACtgaaacaacaaacacaacaactttgccaacaacaaataaaaaaactgttaccaATACCACAAATTCTCTTATTAGACAACAACTTGTGTCAACTACAGTTTCGCCAACAAATCTTCTTTCCACATTTCctgtttacaaaaatattaaatttcccaCACGTTTTAATACAAGTACAATAGCGGTCACAAATAGCACAAGTACGGTAACTGTAGCCAACAAAAGAACATTAAACAATCCATCTACTGCGTCTATCAAAAGAACATCAAACAGTCCACCAATTAATGTGTCTAACAAAAGGACATTGATAAATTCTATGCTTTGTACAAAACAACCAGATATTGTACCGACATTTTCAACACCTAGACCTATAGCACCAAAAATGAATCCAACTTCCTGCTCTCCAACCGATGATAATTCAAATCCTTTCCCTTTTAGACGATCGTCTGTGTCTCTTAAAGTACAGAAAATAATAAGTTCTTCTGCAGCAGCCACGCAAACATCAGCTAAACCCCTAACCACTTCGTCGGCTATAGTCTCAACAAATCAAACGACATCAGATTCACCCACAACTTTAACCGTGCAACAAGTGCAGGACATGTTAAATAAGCCAGCCATAAGTGTTACCTCTAACAAAAAATCAACGTCATCACCAACAGCAGCTGCTTCACCAACAATGCCCTTGCAAATATTGCCTGCCATCAAAGCCACCATAACTCCGGCAAACCCTAATGCAATTTCGATAACATCAAACATTATAACCCCTGCATCTTCACCGATTGCGGTTTCCCCCTCTTCTACATGTACAGCATCATCTTCAACAACCTCCACGATAACCACCCCATCTCCTACAGAGACAGCTTCATTAAATCCCACCAACACATTAACCATAAGTAAAGTACAATCATTTGGTTCTCCACAAAAAACCCATAATACAGATAAGAATTCAACAACGTTTACAAATACTCCCAATTCAATTGTTATCAACGATTTGAATGATCAAGTACCAGCAGTACCATCACCACCCTCTCACATACAATACGGCTATATTGTGTCTGCTACTCATTGTAATCAGAAGTTTGTTGCCAAACGTGTGGCCGATGAATTTTATGTTAAAGTACCTTCTGTGGGTATATTGAAGTTACAGGGTTTGACAGCTGTCAATAATTATCTTAATAA atataTTAGTAAAACTGGCAAGGAGGGCCAAAATACAACTGCACTATGGCAGTTTGTGGCCGCTAGCAAGGCTGTACAAATGCaaaat cATCAAAAATCTTTGCTTGTACGTAAAACAAAGACTCCTAGTGGTACTACAGGAACGTCTAAAAATACTAACACTTCTACAACGAGTGTGACTGTAAGTGACAGCTCTTTAGATGAACCGATATTAATTGATGATTAA